CAGCAAGACGACCTTCAAGGCGAGCATGCGATAACCCGCGAGCATGTGCAGAATAATGTGAGCGTGCGCGACATGCTCGGTCAGCGCGGTATCAAACCCGAGAAGCTCCCGCCTGAGGAAGACATCAAGAAGTTGGAGCGCAGGGTGAAAACGGAAGAGAAGAAACTTGAGAAGCAATCTGGCCGCCTACCTGAATCGAAGAGCGAAGAATGAACCACGAAATACACGAAAAGCACGAAAAAATACTGTTTAAGGATGAGTCATATGCCATCCAGGGGGCGATCTTTGATGTGTACCGTGAAATGGGCTGTGGGTTTCTGGAGTCTGTTTATCAGGAATGTTTAGAAAGGGAATTGACTTCTCGGGGTATTTCGTTTCAGGCACAGGTCGAGCTTTGTTTGAACTACAAGGGGCAGCCTTTGCTCCAGACTTACAAGCCGGATTTTGTTTGTTACGGCGGGATCATCGTTGAAATCAAGGCCGTTAAGGAAATAGCGCCTGAGCATGAGGCGCAACTGCTGAATTATTTAAAGGCCACAGGCATGAAGTTGGGGCTGTTGGTCAATTTTGGCTCATATCCTAAAGCAACCATCAAGAGGTTTGCCCTTTGAACTCTTTCGTGTTTTTCGTGCCTTTCGTGGTTAAAGGATTTTTATGGAAACACTAAAATTAAAGCGCTTCGCTCAATATGCCCGACGTTCTCTGATGGAACAGGTCTCCGCGAAACTGAAACACGTGCTGGCCGAGAACAGCGCGGCTCGGCGTGAACGTGCCGAGGCCATCAAGAAACTGGAAGAGGCGATCAAGGGCCACGGCAAGGAACAGGTCATCGAGCGGGTGGCCTACATCTGGTTCAACCGTTTCTGCGCCTTGCGCTTCATGGATGTGAACCGCTATACCCGCATCGGCGTGGTGTCGCCCGCCGAAGGACAGTTCCAGCCGGAAATTTTGGCCGAGGCCAAGATGGGCCACATCGACGAGGAGATGGTTCACGACAAGGTCCGGCAGCAGATCTTCGCCCTGCTCGACGGCAAAGCGCCCAGCCGCGACCCGCAGGGCGAAGCCTACCGTCTGCTGGTGGTCGCCGCCTGCAATTTCTGGAACAAGGCGATGCCGTTCCTGTTCCAGCGCATCGATGACTACACCGAACTGCTGATGCCCGACGACCTGCTCTCAGGCAACTCCATCCTCGCCTATACCCGCGAGGCGATGACGCCGGATGCCTGCCAGGATGTCGAGGTGATTGGCTGGCTCTACCAGTTCTACATCTCCGAGAAGAAGGACGAGGTGTTCGACGGCCTGAAGAAGAACAAGAAGATCACGCCCGAGAACATCCCGGCCGCCACCCAGCTCTTCACCCCGCACTGGATCGTGCGCTATCTGGTGGAAAACTCCCTCGGCCGCCTGTGGCTGCTCAATCGTCCCGGCTCGAAGCTGGTCGAGAAGATGGACTATTACATCAAACCAGAAGAAGATTTAACCACGAAAAACACGAACGACACGAAAATTGAAAAAGAAGAAAACTTTCGTGATTTTCGTGCCTTTCGTGGTTCAGAAAAAGATTTTTTAGTGGTCAATTCCCCGGAAGAGATCAAGATCTGCGACCCCGCCTGCGGCTCCGGCCACATGCTTACCTATGCCTTTGACCTGCTCTATGCCATCTACGAGGAGGAAGGCTATGAGCCCGCCGAGATTCCGGAGAAGATCCTCACGAATAACCTCTACGGTGTCGAGATCGACGAACGCGCCGGGGAGTTGGCGGCCTTTGCCCTGACCATGAAAGCCCGCGCCAAACAGCGCCGGTTCTTCAACAAGGGGGTCAAGCCGAACATCTGCGTGTTGGAGAATGTCCATTTCGACGAGGGCGAGTTGAAGGAGTACATGGATGTTGTCGGGCGCGACCTGTTCAGCG
This is a stretch of genomic DNA from gamma proteobacterium SS-5. It encodes these proteins:
- a CDS encoding GxxExxY protein yields the protein MNHEIHEKHEKILFKDESYAIQGAIFDVYREMGCGFLESVYQECLERELTSRGISFQAQVELCLNYKGQPLLQTYKPDFVCYGGIIVEIKAVKEIAPEHEAQLLNYLKATGMKLGLLVNFGSYPKATIKRFAL